A window from Opitutia bacterium ISCC 52 encodes these proteins:
- a CDS encoding amidohydrolase family protein yields the protein MDTHIHLYDTTRAEGVDWPVESDTALYRPILPPDFAKVCDENGITATFIVEASSRLEDNQWVLDLVRDEPDRYIGLVGSLEIGTDDFAANLKQLSQDTRYVGIRMRDRPRGDNYFNEAVWRDLNVLAEKGKTLDLLMHNFTLQEVDQIAKKLPSLKILINHVAGIKIDGKPVDLDWAQDLAQAASNPNVHCKISGLFQQSQMQPSPVDLAFYKPVLDELWKVFGEDRLIYGSNWPVTMRGGSYGDYKAVVMEFLEPKGEAAMKKVLAENAYEFYGLE from the coding sequence GTGGATACGCACATTCACCTTTACGATACCACACGTGCTGAGGGAGTTGATTGGCCAGTGGAATCGGACACCGCTCTCTACCGCCCGATTCTTCCTCCCGACTTTGCTAAAGTATGTGATGAGAATGGTATCACAGCTACTTTCATTGTCGAGGCCAGTTCCAGATTGGAAGACAATCAGTGGGTACTTGATTTGGTGAGGGATGAACCGGATCGCTATATTGGATTGGTCGGAAGCCTGGAAATCGGTACGGACGATTTCGCAGCTAATTTGAAACAGCTTTCACAAGACACCCGCTATGTCGGAATTCGTATGCGGGACCGACCCCGAGGAGACAACTATTTCAATGAGGCCGTTTGGCGAGACTTGAACGTCCTAGCTGAAAAGGGAAAGACTCTGGATCTCCTCATGCATAACTTTACGCTTCAGGAGGTAGATCAGATCGCTAAGAAGCTTCCTTCTTTGAAGATTCTGATCAACCACGTGGCTGGGATCAAAATTGACGGAAAACCGGTAGATCTGGATTGGGCACAGGATCTCGCTCAAGCAGCAAGCAATCCTAATGTGCACTGCAAAATATCCGGATTGTTCCAGCAGTCTCAAATGCAACCCTCTCCTGTGGATTTGGCTTTCTATAAACCGGTGCTCGATGAGCTATGGAAAGTCTTCGGCGAAGACCGTTTGATCTACGGAAGCAATTGGCCCGTCACTATGCGCGGTGGAAGTTACGGCGACTACAAAGCCGTCGTGATGGAATTCCTGGAGCCAAAAGGGGAGGCAGCCATGAAGAAGGTGCTGGCCGAGAATGCCTACGAGTTTTACGGATTGGAGTAG
- a CDS encoding DUF1295 domain-containing protein encodes MTKDERIALVSMPVVILIGVGFAVAGSVGGNKVLGLPLFAFGVCVAFLIQWAMFIPSYLGKTEKYYDLTGGITYLTVIIIGVVSSPTMDMRSLLLAALVSIWAIRLATFLFRRIHKAGKDERFDTIKSSFLRFLLAWTLQGLWVTFTLATALAAITSPIKQSLGSFAVVGLVLWVIGFGFEAIADAQKSAFKADPANQGIFIQSGLWSKSRHPNYFGEIVIWIGVAIIAFPVLQGWQYATLISPVFVMLLLTKISGVPMLEKRADKTWGGQPEYEDYKKHTPVLIPKL; translated from the coding sequence ATGACCAAAGACGAACGTATCGCTCTCGTATCAATGCCTGTAGTTATCTTGATAGGTGTTGGATTTGCTGTTGCTGGAAGTGTCGGGGGTAACAAGGTATTAGGCCTGCCGCTCTTTGCCTTTGGAGTCTGTGTCGCATTCCTTATCCAGTGGGCAATGTTCATTCCATCCTATCTTGGCAAGACTGAAAAATATTATGATCTGACCGGAGGCATCACCTATCTGACGGTCATTATTATCGGGGTCGTATCTAGCCCGACCATGGATATGCGATCCCTGCTTTTAGCCGCTCTTGTTTCCATCTGGGCCATTCGATTGGCTACCTTTTTATTCAGGCGGATTCACAAGGCCGGAAAGGATGAACGGTTCGATACGATTAAATCATCCTTCTTGAGATTTTTGCTCGCATGGACTCTTCAGGGGTTGTGGGTCACATTTACCCTGGCTACTGCGTTGGCCGCCATAACAAGCCCCATCAAACAATCACTGGGATCGTTTGCTGTCGTTGGGTTAGTTTTGTGGGTAATTGGTTTTGGATTCGAAGCAATCGCCGATGCCCAAAAATCAGCCTTTAAAGCGGATCCGGCCAACCAGGGTATATTTATCCAATCTGGACTCTGGTCCAAATCCCGGCATCCCAACTATTTTGGAGAGATCGTAATCTGGATTGGAGTAGCCATCATCGCGTTCCCTGTCTTACAGGGCTGGCAGTATGCCACACTCATCTCGCCAGTCTTTGTCATGCTCCTGCTGACCAAAATCAGTGGTGTTCCCATGTTGGAGAAACGGGCGGACAAAACCTGGGGAGGTCAGCCCGAGTATGAGGACTACAAAAAACACACGCCAGTGCTGATCCCCAAGTTGTAG
- a CDS encoding winged helix-turn-helix domain-containing protein: MSDTTTGIQVNSHSGWTFLTNHTHVLVCLRRDPSTTVRILALQVGITERSVQRILSDLEGLGVVSRTKEGRRNRYDLNESFLLRHPLEANHTLKELLKAVS; the protein is encoded by the coding sequence GTGAGCGATACAACAACGGGAATCCAAGTAAACAGCCACTCGGGCTGGACGTTCTTAACTAATCATACCCATGTTCTTGTGTGTTTAAGGAGAGATCCATCGACCACAGTTCGCATCCTAGCACTTCAAGTCGGGATTACCGAGCGATCGGTCCAGCGGATTCTTTCCGACCTTGAAGGCTTAGGTGTTGTTAGCCGAACTAAAGAGGGTCGAAGAAATCGTTACGATCTTAACGAGTCATTCCTGCTAAGGCATCCATTGGAAGCGAATCATACTCTGAAAGAGCTTTTGAAGGCTGTATCGTAG
- a CDS encoding DUF1592 domain-containing protein has protein sequence MDFRKKNCGGSRRSRSTIFELLIKVGLDRRFERSDTNTSHLRSVGYTLLLAIGIQYQSNASTPAELPTSIREFFDLNCYECHNSVDKKGELDLESLTFDPTNHSTLDLWAFVHDRVRDGEMPPPEDSLVEPEERQDFLREFEKVLHDVSREQIVAEGRVKSRRLNRIEYENTIQDLLGVKIPLQEILPEDMTIDGFGNIAEGQSVSYHLLQKYLEVVDLMLDESFDRAVEPPPVAKEPLSKHLRLTEVDPFARSKLPTIFFYEGYKCFLTGEKKTYRYENGQFVDAILDLDLQGTLEKNAEIEELLTKGPYKRIYPANELGVGPERNDPNERQGIHKDGFVYSYPTTFGFHGRMAGTRVPSTGWYRITVRAKAHNPPEGRNVWGRIYTGILRAKAPAVYWVGKFEATDELQDFTYDAWIRKDHIIGVQPIDKTIEWQSSKKMASTAIIDDGSTGIATQSMVVERIHPGLETPELRKRLFGKLKVRDGELLSRRPESDLKRLMTEFAERAFRRPVSNYELEPYYAFAKDALDSNGSLLKALKAGYRSILSSHRFVHFSEDPGQLDNYNIATRLSYFLWSSPPDDELLEQAKRKRLSRPRYLAAQVERMLNDPKADVFVKNFTDSWLELRDINFTIPDAKLYPEFDNILVHSMLDETRAFVKHMIDENLSVTNVIDSDFAMLNERLAKHYGIEFGKDTGLRKVALSEEDHRGGIITQASVLKVTANGTTTSPIVRGVWLLERILGKHVPPPPDQVPAVEPDIRGAVSIRDQLDKHRNTPSCISCHQMIDPPGFALESYDVIGGWRENYRAIHDKGSWADGPVVDASYHMQDGRPFENVVGFKKLALEDTEQIARNLVNQVAMYATGAEIEFADRREIDQIVEALADDGYGFRSLIHAVTQSDIFLSK, from the coding sequence GTGGACTTTCGAAAAAAGAATTGCGGCGGATCGAGACGGTCTCGCTCTACCATTTTTGAACTGTTGATTAAGGTAGGGCTCGATCGCCGTTTCGAGCGAAGCGACACCAACACGAGCCATCTCAGAAGTGTAGGTTATACGCTTTTGTTGGCGATCGGTATTCAATACCAATCAAATGCCTCAACACCGGCAGAGCTACCCACATCCATCCGGGAGTTTTTCGACCTCAATTGCTATGAGTGTCACAACAGCGTAGACAAAAAGGGCGAACTCGATCTGGAGTCTTTGACTTTTGATCCCACGAATCACTCGACCTTAGACCTCTGGGCGTTTGTGCATGACCGCGTTCGGGACGGAGAGATGCCACCTCCTGAAGATTCCTTGGTGGAGCCGGAAGAGCGACAAGACTTTCTGCGTGAGTTTGAAAAGGTCCTTCACGACGTGTCTCGCGAGCAGATTGTCGCTGAAGGTCGGGTTAAATCTAGGCGCCTCAATCGTATCGAATATGAGAATACGATCCAGGATCTGTTAGGTGTTAAGATTCCTCTGCAGGAAATACTTCCAGAGGACATGACGATCGATGGCTTTGGCAATATAGCCGAGGGACAATCCGTTTCCTATCATTTGCTTCAAAAGTATCTGGAAGTGGTAGACTTGATGCTGGATGAATCGTTCGATCGGGCCGTGGAGCCTCCGCCTGTTGCTAAGGAACCATTGTCAAAGCACCTGCGACTGACCGAGGTGGACCCCTTTGCGAGATCAAAATTGCCAACGATCTTTTTCTATGAGGGATATAAGTGTTTCCTCACCGGTGAAAAAAAGACATATCGCTATGAGAATGGTCAGTTTGTGGATGCGATTCTGGATCTGGACCTACAGGGTACCCTTGAAAAGAATGCGGAAATTGAAGAATTGCTGACCAAAGGGCCTTACAAACGGATTTATCCAGCCAATGAATTGGGAGTCGGGCCGGAGCGAAATGATCCGAACGAACGCCAGGGAATCCATAAAGATGGGTTCGTATATAGTTATCCAACGACTTTTGGTTTTCATGGACGCATGGCAGGAACCCGGGTTCCCTCAACCGGTTGGTACCGAATAACCGTGCGGGCAAAGGCTCACAACCCACCGGAAGGAAGGAATGTCTGGGGACGGATTTACACCGGCATCCTTCGAGCCAAGGCACCGGCGGTTTATTGGGTCGGAAAATTTGAAGCTACTGACGAACTGCAGGATTTCACCTATGACGCCTGGATTCGAAAGGATCACATCATTGGCGTTCAGCCGATTGATAAGACCATCGAGTGGCAATCGTCTAAAAAGATGGCTAGTACGGCTATTATTGATGATGGCTCTACTGGAATAGCCACCCAGAGTATGGTGGTTGAACGGATACATCCAGGGCTCGAAACACCCGAGCTGAGAAAGCGCCTGTTTGGCAAACTCAAGGTTCGGGACGGCGAGTTGCTGAGCCGGAGGCCTGAGTCAGATCTAAAGCGACTGATGACCGAATTCGCTGAGCGTGCCTTTCGTCGTCCCGTGAGCAACTATGAGCTAGAGCCATACTACGCTTTTGCAAAGGATGCACTGGACTCGAACGGTTCATTGCTGAAAGCCCTGAAGGCCGGGTATCGCTCGATTCTTTCTTCTCATCGTTTTGTCCATTTCTCCGAAGATCCGGGACAATTGGATAATTACAATATTGCAACGCGTCTCAGCTATTTTTTGTGGAGCAGTCCGCCGGATGATGAGCTGCTGGAGCAAGCGAAAAGGAAGCGTTTGTCACGTCCCCGGTACCTGGCTGCCCAAGTGGAACGCATGCTGAACGACCCGAAAGCCGATGTCTTTGTAAAGAACTTCACCGATAGTTGGCTCGAACTGCGTGACATCAATTTCACCATTCCCGATGCTAAGCTGTATCCAGAATTTGATAACATTCTGGTACATTCCATGTTGGACGAGACGCGGGCGTTCGTGAAACACATGATAGATGAGAACCTCAGCGTGACGAACGTGATCGATTCGGATTTTGCGATGTTGAACGAACGGTTGGCCAAGCATTATGGTATCGAATTTGGCAAGGATACCGGGCTACGCAAAGTAGCACTCAGTGAAGAGGACCACCGTGGTGGCATCATAACTCAAGCCAGCGTGCTCAAGGTGACGGCGAACGGCACAACGACCTCTCCAATCGTTCGTGGAGTATGGTTGCTGGAACGTATTCTGGGAAAACATGTGCCTCCTCCTCCCGATCAAGTGCCGGCTGTTGAGCCTGATATTCGAGGGGCGGTTTCTATTCGTGACCAGTTAGATAAACACCGGAATACGCCATCGTGTATTTCCTGCCACCAGATGATTGATCCTCCGGGATTTGCCTTGGAAAGCTACGATGTGATTGGCGGCTGGAGAGAAAACTACCGCGCTATTCACGATAAAGGTTCCTGGGCAGACGGCCCCGTTGTGGATGCCAGTTATCACATGCAGGATGGGCGGCCATTTGAGAACGTGGTTGGTTTCAAAAAACTTGCTTTAGAGGACACCGAGCAAATTGCCCGTAACCTGGTAAACCAGGTTGCCATGTATGCCACTGGAGCCGAAATCGAGTTTGCTGACCGTCGGGAAATTGACCAGATCGTCGAAGCGTTAGCGGATGATGGTTATGGATTCCGCTCTCTGATTCATGCAGTGACGCAGAGCGATATCTTCTTATCTAAGTAA
- a CDS encoding DUF1552 domain-containing protein: MKNIYFNFSKSLSRRTFLKGAGAAMALPWLDAMTPAFAASVANQPPRRFVAFTLALGLHGPNLNPTEAGRNYTPSPYLSEVKDLLGDMTVVTGSSHPGVSGGHQAEGSILTGAPYSRNAAFKNSISLDQYLAKHQGHHTRFPSLVLDLNGTTSTSYTESGSMIPAQQSPSKVFNQLFIADTPEEQARQVERLKEGRSIMDVVASDVKRVEKKLSKGDREKMDQYFTSVRNFEKRLGEAEDWAAKPKPQVNAQAPVDIENADAITDRKKLMMDVVLLALQTDSTRFITVHLNGEGGAVPLEGVAEGYHSLSHHGLDEDKLDQLTTVETELVRKWGDFVRGLKGAEESNSSLLDSTSVLMTSNLGNGSSHDNRNMPVVLAGGGFKHGQHLAFDKENNYPLPNMFLSILHRHGIHDDKFATSTGTMTGLEMV, from the coding sequence ATGAAAAACATTTACTTCAATTTCTCTAAATCCCTTTCTCGCCGTACGTTTCTGAAAGGTGCAGGTGCAGCCATGGCATTACCGTGGCTCGATGCTATGACACCCGCTTTTGCGGCTTCAGTGGCTAACCAACCTCCTCGGCGCTTTGTGGCATTTACTTTGGCCTTAGGCCTTCACGGCCCGAATCTCAATCCGACGGAAGCTGGTCGTAACTATACGCCCTCGCCTTACTTGTCTGAGGTAAAGGATTTGCTCGGAGACATGACTGTCGTCACCGGTTCTTCTCACCCCGGTGTGAGTGGCGGTCACCAGGCAGAAGGCAGTATTTTGACCGGGGCACCTTACTCACGGAATGCGGCCTTTAAGAATTCGATTTCACTGGATCAATACCTTGCTAAACATCAAGGGCATCATACGCGTTTCCCATCGTTGGTTCTAGATCTCAATGGGACGACCAGTACTTCCTACACTGAATCAGGAAGTATGATCCCGGCGCAGCAATCCCCGTCGAAGGTCTTCAACCAGTTGTTTATAGCTGACACTCCCGAAGAGCAGGCGCGACAAGTTGAGCGCCTGAAGGAAGGTCGCAGTATCATGGACGTGGTCGCGTCTGACGTGAAACGCGTTGAGAAAAAACTCAGCAAAGGGGACCGGGAGAAGATGGACCAGTATTTCACTTCGGTTCGGAATTTTGAAAAACGCTTGGGTGAAGCAGAGGATTGGGCAGCTAAGCCCAAACCCCAAGTCAATGCTCAAGCACCGGTCGACATTGAGAATGCCGATGCCATTACCGACCGCAAAAAACTGATGATGGATGTCGTCCTTCTGGCGCTACAGACGGATTCCACTCGTTTTATCACCGTGCATTTGAATGGGGAAGGCGGGGCCGTCCCTCTCGAAGGTGTGGCCGAGGGCTACCATAGTCTTAGCCACCATGGTCTTGATGAAGATAAGCTGGACCAATTGACGACCGTAGAAACCGAATTGGTGCGGAAGTGGGGAGACTTTGTTAGGGGGCTTAAAGGGGCTGAAGAATCTAACAGCTCACTGTTGGACTCCACCAGTGTGCTTATGACCTCCAACCTCGGCAACGGTAGTTCCCACGATAACCGCAATATGCCGGTTGTGCTGGCAGGTGGTGGATTTAAGCACGGTCAACATTTGGCATTTGATAAAGAAAACAATTACCCCTTGCCGAACATGTTCCTGAGCATTTTGCATCGCCATGGTATACACGACGACAAGTTTGCTACCAGCACGGGCACTATGACTGGCCTGGAAATGGTCTAG
- a CDS encoding VCBS repeat-containing protein: MRIGDLDGDGDPDIAVANGRHWPQQNFVFFNQRKGRFNLARPLGRDLATSYATELADLDNDGDLDIAVGNDTAPNAIFLNEGDGHFKHHGSFGEPSSIRSLTLADLDLDGDVDILANARGRPNRLFLNDGSARFEEAITFGNQRDSTIDVEVADLNQDNLPDLALANRDSQQNVVLINQGQLKFERKPFGSGHDETRAVAIADLDGDGHLDWVAGNIGQANIVYLNDGTGGIRESHSFGSKDAKTYSLAAADMNNDGSIDIIVGNVSEANAVYFNQGNGKAFRSVHFGEASDGTYNLTTGDLNLDGYLDIAVANSGTRNKVYQNLPQKK; encoded by the coding sequence CTGCGTATTGGGGATCTGGATGGTGACGGTGATCCCGATATAGCAGTCGCCAATGGCCGGCATTGGCCCCAACAGAATTTTGTGTTCTTCAATCAACGAAAGGGGCGCTTCAACCTGGCCCGCCCTCTCGGTCGCGATCTCGCTACTTCCTACGCCACTGAACTGGCCGATCTCGACAACGACGGCGACCTGGATATCGCAGTCGGGAATGATACGGCTCCCAATGCCATTTTCCTCAATGAAGGCGATGGACATTTCAAACACCATGGATCGTTTGGAGAACCGTCAAGCATTCGCAGCCTGACTTTAGCGGATCTGGATTTGGATGGTGATGTGGATATCCTGGCCAACGCACGAGGCCGACCCAATCGCCTTTTCCTAAATGATGGATCAGCGCGTTTTGAGGAAGCCATTACCTTTGGCAACCAGAGGGATTCAACGATCGATGTAGAAGTGGCAGATTTGAACCAGGATAATTTGCCGGACCTTGCCCTCGCTAATCGCGACTCGCAACAGAACGTTGTATTGATAAACCAAGGACAATTGAAATTCGAAAGAAAGCCATTCGGCAGTGGTCACGATGAAACACGAGCGGTGGCAATTGCTGATCTGGATGGAGACGGCCATCTCGACTGGGTAGCTGGCAACATTGGGCAAGCCAATATAGTATACCTCAATGACGGAACAGGAGGCATCCGCGAAAGCCATTCCTTTGGAAGCAAAGATGCAAAGACCTATTCCCTTGCAGCAGCGGATATGAATAATGACGGATCAATAGATATTATTGTTGGAAATGTATCCGAAGCAAACGCCGTTTATTTTAATCAGGGGAATGGCAAGGCATTCAGAAGCGTCCACTTCGGCGAAGCATCTGACGGCACCTACAATTTAACCACGGGCGATCTTAACCTCGATGGGTACTTAGATATCGCGGTTGCCAACTCCGGCACGAGAAACAAAGTTTACCAAAACCTTCCGCAAAAGAAATAA
- a CDS encoding PQQ-binding-like beta-propeller repeat protein: MTILKRLTPYGFSLFLSVCLQASDPSQNWPMFRGQGATGVTEGYPLPTHWNADPEQGDIEGVLWRSEVPGLGHSSPTVWGDRIFLCTAVSDNEAELMLGRGGRPTAADDERTHSWLVLCYDKKTGKELWRKTAWKGTPRATRHVKATQANTSVAVDGENIVAFFGSEGLHCYDLDGNLKWSKDLGVINISKYSIGWGYASSPAIHKNHIVLTCDDPANPFLVALKLSDGEELWRVPRKDISERSWGTPLIHEEGDTTQVVINGWPWVISYDLFTGEELWKIHDGGDNPIPTPFIANDWIYVVSAHGGKAPVYVVKPEARGDITPSKQGPTTPDMVWSTLKGGSYMSTPVVYGDYIYLGNYSTIRCLNAKTGEEVFVEKLPPKASIIASLIASDGKIYCASEGGSVHVLEAGPEFNLLASNPMGEPCFATPAISEGALYFRTTKSLIAIR; this comes from the coding sequence ATGACGATTCTAAAACGCCTTACTCCATACGGATTTAGCCTGTTTCTATCAGTCTGCCTGCAAGCTTCCGATCCATCTCAAAATTGGCCCATGTTTCGAGGCCAGGGCGCAACCGGAGTTACAGAAGGCTACCCACTACCGACCCATTGGAATGCGGACCCCGAACAAGGCGACATTGAAGGTGTGCTTTGGCGCAGTGAGGTTCCGGGTCTTGGCCACTCGAGTCCAACCGTCTGGGGTGATCGCATTTTTCTCTGCACGGCGGTTTCGGACAACGAGGCGGAATTAATGCTCGGTCGCGGAGGACGACCCACTGCAGCAGACGATGAACGCACACACAGCTGGCTGGTGCTCTGCTATGATAAGAAGACCGGCAAAGAACTTTGGAGGAAAACGGCCTGGAAAGGTACCCCTCGAGCAACCCGCCACGTCAAAGCCACCCAGGCCAACACGAGTGTAGCCGTAGACGGTGAGAACATCGTAGCCTTTTTTGGTTCCGAGGGACTTCACTGCTATGATCTCGATGGAAACCTCAAGTGGTCCAAGGACCTCGGCGTTATCAACATCAGTAAATACAGCATCGGTTGGGGGTACGCCAGTTCACCTGCTATTCATAAGAATCACATCGTCCTCACCTGTGACGATCCAGCCAACCCCTTCCTGGTCGCATTGAAACTATCAGACGGAGAGGAACTCTGGCGCGTGCCCCGTAAAGACATTTCAGAACGTAGCTGGGGAACTCCACTCATCCATGAAGAGGGTGATACTACGCAAGTGGTCATCAATGGCTGGCCCTGGGTCATTTCCTACGATCTGTTTACCGGGGAGGAACTCTGGAAAATTCATGATGGCGGTGACAATCCAATCCCAACACCTTTTATCGCGAATGACTGGATTTACGTGGTCAGTGCGCATGGAGGCAAGGCACCCGTCTACGTGGTAAAGCCAGAAGCCCGTGGAGACATCACGCCTTCCAAACAAGGTCCCACCACCCCAGACATGGTGTGGAGCACCCTCAAAGGAGGTTCCTACATGTCGACGCCGGTTGTTTATGGTGATTACATCTACCTTGGCAACTACAGCACCATTCGTTGTCTCAATGCTAAAACTGGAGAAGAAGTCTTTGTAGAAAAGTTACCACCAAAAGCCTCGATCATAGCCTCGCTCATTGCTTCGGACGGCAAAATTTATTGCGCCTCTGAAGGTGGATCCGTCCATGTCCTTGAAGCCGGTCCAGAATTCAATCTGCTCGCCAGTAATCCCATGGGCGAACCTTGTTTCGCCACTCCCGCTATATCAGAGGGCGCGCTCTATTTCCGAACCACCAAAAGTCTCATAGCCATTCGCTAA
- a CDS encoding PQQ-binding-like beta-propeller repeat protein — protein sequence MKRYLLILFTFFTAAASLLANWYQASGPNGNFVIEDASAPNQWSVALDQNIAWKQTLPELGQSSVTIWEDKLFFTINKPVHEDTELSKDIIAYCCSAKDGSVIWTKEIKGTHLLKTGSSFGDASGLPAVTNGNIVAFFNAAGAIEGFDLYGNRLWRREALSAYRGSPFLVDNKLVYIQMNWPPDEKGGYPHPEEELHVSEWTQMQAIDIETGKPIWATTCGANIGSQPLPLKLDDGRNVMVVGRGGGHTPPEKPLGISLVDLKDGSEIWKLPIDLWECRQTVPVYKGMIPIIHDEEHWWVDLKSGKVTKKTSIIKNVSVRKRVGSKWKSTKETIKSSERPYEISNQSNLLVGKFHYFRNYQSNYLGRVNLDTAKVEYLQLPTSLLRKPGKADRFVWNESDLDGPLEKSFNVPTEPSYWTFQTNHVTNSRGFKLLGDVRARGNGWGHVAAAISTAVGDTLYVPMMNGMVHAIDWEAKTFDESAIKAINDLGPLGDAFNRTNITFADGKLYALTIKELICIQE from the coding sequence ATGAAACGATACCTCCTAATCCTTTTCACATTCTTCACCGCAGCCGCTTCGCTTCTGGCAAACTGGTACCAGGCAAGCGGACCCAATGGCAACTTTGTTATTGAGGATGCATCAGCTCCGAATCAATGGAGTGTAGCGCTGGACCAAAACATCGCCTGGAAACAAACGCTGCCGGAGCTAGGCCAAAGCTCGGTCACTATTTGGGAGGACAAACTCTTCTTCACGATCAATAAACCGGTTCATGAGGATACGGAACTTTCAAAAGACATCATTGCCTACTGCTGCAGTGCGAAAGATGGCTCCGTCATTTGGACCAAAGAAATCAAAGGCACCCACCTGCTAAAAACCGGAAGTAGTTTTGGCGATGCTTCGGGACTACCCGCAGTAACCAATGGCAACATCGTCGCCTTCTTCAACGCTGCAGGAGCCATCGAAGGGTTTGATCTCTATGGCAATCGACTCTGGAGAAGAGAAGCGCTCTCAGCTTACCGAGGATCTCCATTCCTCGTAGACAATAAACTGGTCTATATTCAAATGAATTGGCCCCCAGACGAAAAGGGCGGTTACCCACACCCAGAGGAAGAATTGCACGTTTCTGAATGGACGCAGATGCAGGCCATTGACATCGAAACGGGAAAGCCGATTTGGGCGACCACCTGTGGTGCCAACATCGGTAGCCAACCGCTACCACTGAAACTCGACGACGGCCGGAACGTCATGGTGGTTGGCCGTGGAGGAGGACACACTCCCCCGGAAAAACCCTTGGGGATTTCCCTGGTAGACCTAAAAGATGGATCCGAGATCTGGAAGCTTCCGATCGACCTCTGGGAGTGCCGGCAAACAGTCCCCGTCTACAAGGGTATGATTCCTATCATTCACGATGAAGAGCATTGGTGGGTAGACCTAAAATCTGGGAAAGTAACCAAGAAGACATCCATCATTAAAAACGTTTCGGTGCGCAAACGCGTCGGTAGTAAGTGGAAGTCTACCAAGGAGACGATCAAGTCTTCAGAGCGTCCCTATGAGATTAGCAACCAGTCAAATCTCCTGGTTGGTAAGTTTCACTACTTTCGCAATTACCAAAGCAATTACCTCGGTCGTGTAAATTTGGATACAGCAAAAGTTGAATACCTTCAACTACCCACCAGCTTGCTTCGCAAGCCCGGCAAAGCCGATCGATTCGTCTGGAATGAGTCCGACCTGGATGGTCCTCTGGAGAAATCATTTAATGTTCCTACCGAACCCTCCTACTGGACCTTCCAAACGAACCATGTAACCAACTCAAGAGGCTTCAAACTTCTCGGAGATGTTCGCGCACGCGGCAATGGTTGGGGGCATGTCGCTGCAGCCATTTCCACCGCCGTAGGAGATACCCTTTATGTGCCCATGATGAATGGCATGGTTCACGCGATCGATTGGGAAGCAAAGACGTTCGATGAATCAGCTATCAAAGCCATCAATGACCTGGGCCCACTCGGCGACGCTTTTAATCGTACCAATATTACCTTCGCCGACGGAAAGCTCTACGCACTGACCATCAAAGAGTTGATCTGTATTCAGGAGTAA